The Streptococcus viridans genome contains the following window.
AAGATTGTCTACCAAGCCTAAACCTGACTTAAAAATAAGAAAGTTAAATTGAAAGCTGGACGAATGAGGAGTATATGAATAGTAGAAAAATACTAGAGATGATCTTGTATTGTTTGGTCACTTTTCTGGTCTGCTTTTTTCTGGTCAATTGGCTCCTTCCTTCGGCAGAACCAGTGATGACCAAACAGTCAACAAGTGTCCAAAAAAAGACAGTCACCTATGTAGCGATTGGGGATTCCTTGACCAAAGGCGTAGGAGATAGCACCAATCAAGGAGGCTTTGTTCCCCTTCTTGCTCAGAGTTTGACCAATGAATCCGGTCTTGAATTCAAAGCGATCAACTATGGTGTCTCTGGCAATACGAGCAGTCAAATTTTGTCACGCATACAGGAGAAAAAGGAGATTCGAAAGGATCTGAAGCAAGCTCAGTTACTGACCATTACTGTCGGGGGCAATGATCTGCGAAAGGCCATTCTTGAGGATACCAGTAACTTAGATCTGGACCGCTTCGAAAAAGCATCGAAGACCTATGAGAAAAATCTCAAACAGATCATCGAATTGGCTCGCAAGGACAACCCGGATCTTCCCGTTTACGTGGTGGGGATCTATAACCCCTTGTATCTCAACTTCCCCGATCTAACGGAATTGCAGACGCTTGTTGATCAGTGGAACCAAAGAACGGAGGAGACCCTCTCTGCATATCATGGCGTCTACTTTATTCCAATCAATGACCTCCTCTATAAGGGCATTGATGGCAAGAGTGGGGTGACAGAGAGCGAATTAGGAAAAGAAACTGTGACCAATGATGCCTTGTATGATGAGGATAGTTTCCATCCCAATAATACAGGCTACGAGATCATGAAAGAAGCTGTACTGGAGAAAATACATGCAACTGAGAAAAAATGGTTCGAGTGAAAAGAAGGTTAAGCCACCAACCACAGGACCTCATTTTAAGGAGAGACGAGAGAAAACGCCGATCAACATCTGGAAATGGCTCTTTCTAGGCTTGGTCAGTTTCTTATTCGCTACAAGTCTAGTTATATTGGCTCGCTTCTCAACGGTACGAGAGGATGTCCGCCAACTACAGACTTCTAGCCAACAAGGAGACGTCAAGATCGGTAGTATGACCACAACCAGGGCTCAACTAAATGAAACCATCAAGGTCATGCTTAAAAGTTATCATTTGAGTGATTATCAACTGTATGCAGACAATCAACAGATGTTACTAGAGGGGAAGATGGACTTTTTAGGAAAGGAATACCCCCTCTATATCTATTTCCAGCCAAGTAAGCTAGAGGATGGAAGTATCCTCTTGACCCTCAAGGATTTTTCAGTTGGGACCTTGAAACTTCCTAAGAAGACCGTGATGCAGGTGCTGTCTACAAACAAGGATCTACCTGACTTTGTAAAAATTGATAGCAAAGAAGCGACGATCAAGATAGAGCTAGCCAAGATTAAAAACGAAATGGATTTTTATGTCAAGGCTAATACCATTGATCTATACAATGATCAAATCATCTTTGATCTCTACAGGAAAAAATAAGACTAGCAGACGAAAGCAAGAAAGAGACTTTCGTCTTTATTTTGTTTCTATTCAAAAAATTCAGAATATTATAGAAAATTCTTGACATTCTATTTTCCCTATGCTAAAATACTAAACAAGACATCAATCAAAGGAGAAAGTCAAACATGAAAACAGCTAAGTTTATTCAATTCGCTTTGTTGTTGAGGTACTCGGGCTAGTGCAAAAGCATTAGTCCTGTTTGGCTTACCAAGCGGGAGTAACAAAACATCTCGCTTAGGTAACTGGCGAGATGTTTTTATTTTATTCACTATGTTTAGAAAAGAGGAGACCCTATGCGTAAAGTTGAATTTTTAGATACCAGTCTTCGGGATGGAGAACAGACTCCTGGAGTTAATTTTTCTATCAAAGAAAAGATTACCATTGCTAAGCAATTGGAAAAGTGGGGCATATCTGCGATTGAAGCGGGCTTTCCAGCTGCGAGTCCTGATTCCTTCACAGCTGTACAAGAGATTGCAAGGGTTCTGACCAAGACAGCAGTGACGGGCTTAGCACGTTCTGTTAAATCCGATATCGATGCTTGCTATGAAGCATTGAAGGATGCTAAGTATCCGCAAATTCATGTCTTTATCGCAACCAGTCCTATTCACCGGGAGTTTAAACTCAACAAGTCAAAAGAAGAGATTCTTGAAGCCATCAAAGAACACGTTTCTTACGCTCGTTCTAAGTTTGAAGTTGTTGAATTCTCACCAGAAGATGCAACCCGAACGGAATTGGATTTCCTATTGCAAGTCGTACAGACAGCAGTCGATGCAGGGGCTAGCTACATCAATATTCCTGATACAGTTGGTTTCACGACGCCAGCAGAGTACGGAGCCATCTTCCACCATTTGATCACAAATGTCCAATCGGACCGGGAAATCATCTATTCGCCCCATTGTCACGATGACCTAGGGATGGCTGTTGTGAATAGCCTCGCCGCTATCAAAAATGGCGCAGGGCGGGTCGAAGGGACCATCAATGGAATCGGGGAACGGGCCGGAAATGCTGCGCTTGAAGAAGTGGCGGTTGCCCTCAATATTCGCGAAGACTATTACCAAGTGGAGAGTCCGATTGTCCTCAATGAAACCATCAATACTTCTGAGTTGGTATCACGTTACTCAGGGATTGCCATTCCTAAGAACAAGGCTGTGGTTGGAGGCAATGCCTTCTCTCATGAGTCAGGGATTCACCAAGATGGGGTCCTTAAAAATCCTCTTACCTATGAAATCATCACGCCTGAGTTGGTGGGTGTCAAGAGCAACAGTCTTCCACTTGGTAAATTGTCTGGTCGCCATGCCTTTGTCGAAAAACTGCATGAGTTGGGACTTGAATTCACAGAAGAAGACATCCAGCCATTATTTGCTAAGTTTAAATCTCTGGCAGATAAGAAACATGAGATCACAGATGCTGATATTCGTGCCCTAGTTGCTGGAACAGCAGTGGAAAATCCAGAAGGCTTCCACTTTGATGATCTTCGCCTCACAACTAATGATGATGAAAGCATTACTGCAGCAGTCAGTCTGAAAAATGAAGATGGTGAAATTCTTGAATACCTTGCCAAAGGTCAAGGTTCAGTGGAAGCAATCTTTAACGCTATTGATCAATTCTTCCACCAAGAAGTTCGTCTGACTTCCTACACTATTGATGCGGTGACAGATGGAATTGACGCCCAGGCGCGTGTGCTGGTTACTGTTGAAAATGAAGCGACGGATACCATCTTCAACGCTTCTGGTTTAGACTTTGACGTATTGAAGGCGTCAGCGATTGCCTATATCAATGCCAATGCCTTGGTGCAAAAAGAGAATGCTGGAGAGATTGGTCACATTGTATCCTATCGCGATCTACCAGATGCCTAAAGGAGAACACTATGACGAAGAAGATTGTCGCCCTAGCTGGAGACGGGATTGGACCAGAGATCATGGAGGCTGGCCTGTCCGTACTGAAAGCAGTGGCAGAAATAACAAATTTTGACTATTCAGTCCAAGCGCATCCATTTGGTGGAGCTGGGATTGATGCGGCTGGCCATCCTCTACCAGCTTCTACTCTAGAAGCTACCAAGGAAGCTGATGCTATTCTCTTAGCAGCTATCGGAAGTCCTCAGTATGACCAAGCGCCGATTCGGCCGGAACAAGGTTTGTTGGCTCTTCGTAAGGAGCTCAACCTTTATGCCAACATTCGTCCGGTCAAAATCTACGATGCCCTTAAACACCTCTCTCCTTTGAAGGAGGAGCGCATCCATGGTGTGGACTTCGTAGTGGTTCGCGAGCTCACAGGCGGGATTTACTTTGGAGAGCATATCTTAGAAGAAGATCAAGCACGGGATATCAACGACTACTCCGTTGAAGAAGTGGAGCGTATCGTACGTAAGGCTTTTGAGATTGCGCGTGGACGTCGCAAGAAAGTCACCAGCATTGATAAGCAAAATGTCCTCGCAACCTCTAAGCTATGGAGAAGAGTAGCTGATCGAGTGTCTCAAGACTTCCCGGATGTGACCTTGGAGCACCAGTTGGTAGACTCAGCAGCCATGCTCATGATTACCAATCCTTCACGTTTTGATGTGATCGTGACGGAAAACCTCTTTGGTGATATCCTTTCAGATGAGTCGAGTGTCTTGTCTGGCACTCTTGGGGTCATGCCATCGGCTAGCCATTCAGAGTCAGGACCAAGCATGTATGAGCCCATTCATGGATCGGCTCCAGATATTGCGGGTCAGGGCGTGGCGAATCCAGTCTCTATGATTCTATCTGTTGCCATGATGATGCGAGAAAGTTTTGATCGAGAAGAAGATGCTAGTCGAATTGAAAAGGCAGTGGAAGCTACTCTTGCTGTAGGGATCTTTACGAGAGACCTAGGGGGAAGTGCTTCGACAACAGAAATGACAGAAGAGATTATAAAACGATTATGAGTGTAAAAGGAATGATTACTGGCTTAATCCTTCTATGGAATCTTTTCGTAGGTATTCTCTACGGAGTTGATAAGGAAAAGGCCAAAAGAAATGCCTGGCGGATACCAGAAAAGACCTTGCTCTTTTATGCTTTTGCGGTTGGAGGGCTAGGAGCCTGGATAGGAGGGCTACTCTTTCATCACAAAACACAGAAGTGGTATTTTAAGGTTACCTGGCTCTTAGGAACCCTTCTTACCCTATACACACTCTACGTTCTATGGAGGTAAGGATGGCAGGAAAATCAATTTTTGATAAAATCTGGGAACGGC
Protein-coding sequences here:
- a CDS encoding YpmS family protein — protein: MQLRKNGSSEKKVKPPTTGPHFKERREKTPINIWKWLFLGLVSFLFATSLVILARFSTVREDVRQLQTSSQQGDVKIGSMTTTRAQLNETIKVMLKSYHLSDYQLYADNQQMLLEGKMDFLGKEYPLYIYFQPSKLEDGSILLTLKDFSVGTLKLPKKTVMQVLSTNKDLPDFVKIDSKEATIKIELAKIKNEMDFYVKANTIDLYNDQIIFDLYRKK
- a CDS encoding SGNH/GDSL hydrolase family protein, whose amino-acid sequence is MNSRKILEMILYCLVTFLVCFFLVNWLLPSAEPVMTKQSTSVQKKTVTYVAIGDSLTKGVGDSTNQGGFVPLLAQSLTNESGLEFKAINYGVSGNTSSQILSRIQEKKEIRKDLKQAQLLTITVGGNDLRKAILEDTSNLDLDRFEKASKTYEKNLKQIIELARKDNPDLPVYVVGIYNPLYLNFPDLTELQTLVDQWNQRTEETLSAYHGVYFIPINDLLYKGIDGKSGVTESELGKETVTNDALYDEDSFHPNNTGYEIMKEAVLEKIHATEKKWFE
- the leuB gene encoding 3-isopropylmalate dehydrogenase translates to MTKKIVALAGDGIGPEIMEAGLSVLKAVAEITNFDYSVQAHPFGGAGIDAAGHPLPASTLEATKEADAILLAAIGSPQYDQAPIRPEQGLLALRKELNLYANIRPVKIYDALKHLSPLKEERIHGVDFVVVRELTGGIYFGEHILEEDQARDINDYSVEEVERIVRKAFEIARGRRKKVTSIDKQNVLATSKLWRRVADRVSQDFPDVTLEHQLVDSAAMLMITNPSRFDVIVTENLFGDILSDESSVLSGTLGVMPSASHSESGPSMYEPIHGSAPDIAGQGVANPVSMILSVAMMMRESFDREEDASRIEKAVEATLAVGIFTRDLGGSASTTEMTEEIIKRL
- a CDS encoding DUF1294 domain-containing protein — translated: MSVKGMITGLILLWNLFVGILYGVDKEKAKRNAWRIPEKTLLFYAFAVGGLGAWIGGLLFHHKTQKWYFKVTWLLGTLLTLYTLYVLWR
- a CDS encoding 2-isopropylmalate synthase, with translation MRKVEFLDTSLRDGEQTPGVNFSIKEKITIAKQLEKWGISAIEAGFPAASPDSFTAVQEIARVLTKTAVTGLARSVKSDIDACYEALKDAKYPQIHVFIATSPIHREFKLNKSKEEILEAIKEHVSYARSKFEVVEFSPEDATRTELDFLLQVVQTAVDAGASYINIPDTVGFTTPAEYGAIFHHLITNVQSDREIIYSPHCHDDLGMAVVNSLAAIKNGAGRVEGTINGIGERAGNAALEEVAVALNIREDYYQVESPIVLNETINTSELVSRYSGIAIPKNKAVVGGNAFSHESGIHQDGVLKNPLTYEIITPELVGVKSNSLPLGKLSGRHAFVEKLHELGLEFTEEDIQPLFAKFKSLADKKHEITDADIRALVAGTAVENPEGFHFDDLRLTTNDDESITAAVSLKNEDGEILEYLAKGQGSVEAIFNAIDQFFHQEVRLTSYTIDAVTDGIDAQARVLVTVENEATDTIFNASGLDFDVLKASAIAYINANALVQKENAGEIGHIVSYRDLPDA